One window of the Dreissena polymorpha isolate Duluth1 chromosome 5, UMN_Dpol_1.0, whole genome shotgun sequence genome contains the following:
- the LOC127831666 gene encoding uncharacterized protein LOC127831666, protein MVNAPSTVTVLLLVCVAGVVGEVTTRTVIPRKFRYETACWDQFYGSPMSGWDYYKVTSKEKCQMKCVDAGPTCVAFFWRQTASWCRLNQLKHGNRTLICPSWDHVVYAEEKH, encoded by the exons ATGGTTAACGCACCGAGTACAGTGACCGTTCTTTTGCTCGTCTGCGTCGCTGGCGTCGTCGGCGAGGTAACGACAAGGACCGTGATTCCCCGGAAGTTCAGGTACGAGACGGCATGCTGGGATCAGTTTTATGGATCGCCGATGTCCGGCTGGGATTATTACAAG GTAACAAGCAAAGAGAAATGCCAGATGAAATGCGTGGACGCTGGGCCCACGTGCGTGGCATTCTTTTGGCGCCAGACGGCGTCCTGGTGTCGTCTGAACCAGCTGAAGCACGGGAACAGAACGCTGATCTGCCCTTCATGGGACCACGTGGTGTACGCTGAGGAGAAACATTGA